In Drosophila yakuba strain Tai18E2 chromosome 2R, Prin_Dyak_Tai18E2_2.1, whole genome shotgun sequence, a single genomic region encodes these proteins:
- the LOC6531439 gene encoding uncharacterized protein LOC6531439 isoform X1, whose protein sequence is MAQNDITSYLNLERLNKTQKLIRLYRSNECLWNPESPGFHSGSVKDDAWRRITRQMNCGLTPDQVKLQVLGLRNYYSKELAAIRLSQLKGYSYSPRHSYFEDLHFLGNVEEEANSTIRDGNLPPNFSEDTFISPVAFLSPCCSKTKCGYTFYKMILEPEPPNEEYLDGHRERSTSGNDRWYPTTYCVRCKPEEEENPCEACELRGQSSRPYSGSRSSLEGRETGFTKPRMSNQYQDQDPLKQFQIRDRSQYGSEAPCSCYSKESPEKRSSQTQQNGVYVNIGNLDGDESVGNGIRSDKWPGPRLCSQKRGEWKPRMRKVMADDTRKPACCSWKQNNNAVCRRLLDQLAKQKNQSDSYPDDGESVRNRNCDCTQNRRQSGEDQLNVMLLQKKYRDRISQGSANNPPNDRYSNTQPMSDQAYCNNSHPVQNCCYCTHNPGNHDVQRCNIHGCQCVHCNHTVFPTHGNYYQPQLVDHNPANYSRSAPAGAPCEESVYLNDYGRCMYPEQQHVYCINAENMPTDVWVQAQSSDGPIKPSQMPMVPLSKSWHQETAETGPLQPAKNGSGRAFPPQDPEKKYSSNGNAIEKPEQSGQNLTLKEQMESMPEDNDQGERNNVGSSQKKIRSYDSGNDSIGSRGNSNYDQKRIQNDQQRIFRDTDNERRSRREHPDRPGQNKYICEDDRCPVNKRRQNEERPLERRSRNEDRDVSNPKSNYEDSPPSRRRRNNSHESNNQKVFQLQTDDSQLIACPAYDRRNPKECPHLKCPSPRHREEGIGRRSRNRDYEENNNPPTSKEKSQSRRSSPLENTYYEEEQQGPRERSNSHGREDNFRSKRKSNEETKRSKRRSDEPCNDETCPFGSFSSRQNKYRSERRSRNSGERENRRHDKGMNPRSYRRDDRYPCNDDTCPFADSLELNMAIRERSRNRRDQSYSKENGEEENKERRYRSESSSRGRSWENNDYEDSARSYKGESDRYRKPRKEAPAEIEDPDYDYNELGPRTYRNRYSDNQPEYRSSAEKSNKYSRREDRNLPPSKYTERPYKDYRTENRYRNNDNTVEDCYCDDFESDEYDAHNAYDAYPRRENGNRNRKVPMEYNRAESSRRSNRDMKYNNSESEDMSYSKSDGRSTNQNRNTSNIPPRKSPSYSREADQRDSEDDCFCSDDETSHAIPNRSSGTDKNDHRITGITKNGKQDRSKGAEAIESRKNETRHSNSAPESPPSNEMKNPDDYGKEIRNKRHDVVFCECEPEKGEYSKKDNRDTNHGGNVNTVSDEDCICNEPSDPNEPKLTVPEKRNQAGSICINLSTSVEDKGQKKESFGSGHNSAKPSIPKPLDAANRLRERKELKAKQLSSSENQSASVKKNLRPKTGISPRVQSRSTSPVRQTGALRTQPGEPVKRRATTRNPSQNAAKRTMETHAAANSKLPFDLNSAAYFICKLQDEGNNHQYLLVVPKKTIGPPDGHRMGPGQESVKQLHCPRQCSGFQSMSWDDSTTASQSLTPPQSQASGGLSILGSFRVPPVLASTALGIINQHLHRNTVVSHQPDVREALYPPKRMRRILLTRPMSRPRRPVLRPSHKANAPILNENRTLLLTNNSYRNLSFGDHDREVIVLHPPDPAFRPSKNSFSKDEVEVQHITVPNEDTDVKPMPPAPPTKPKRTSVINP, encoded by the exons ATGGCACAGAACGATATTACCTCGTATTTGAATTTGGAGCGATTGAACAAGACGCAGAAGCTCATCCGCCTTTATCGATCGAACGAGTGCCTCTGGAATCCGGAGTCACCTGGATTCCACAGTGGTTCTGTGAAGGATGACGCTTGGCGGCGGATCACCCGCCAAATGAACTGCGGCTTGACACCTGACCAGGTAAAGCTACAGGTGCTCGGTCTGCGAAACTACTACTCCAAGGAGCTGGCCGCCATCCGACTTAGTCAACTTAAGGGCTATAGTTACAGTCCCAGGCACTCGTATTTCGAGGACTTGCATTTCCTGGGCAATGTGGAG GAGGAAGCTAACAGTACCATTAGGGATGGAAATTTACCACCCAATTTTTCGGAGGACACATTCATATCCCCTGTAGCATTCTTGAGTCCCTGCTGTAGTAAAACCAAGTGTGGGTACACCTTCTACAAGATGATCTTAGAGCCTGAGCCACCAAATGAAGAGTACTTAGACGGGCATAGGGAAAGATCCACTTCAGGCAATGATCGCTGGTATCCCACTACATACTGTGTACGATGCAAGCCAGAGGAAGAGGAAAATCCTTGTGAAGCGTGCGAGCTAAGAGGTCAAAGCAGCCGTCCTTATTCCGGAAGTAGGAGCTCTTTAGAAGGCAGAGAAACCGGTTTTACCAAACCAAGAATGTCTAATCAGTATCAGGACCAAGATCCGTTAAAACAATTCCAAATACGTGACAGGAGCCAATATGGAAGTGAAGCTCCTTGTTCATGCTACTCGAAAGAGAGTCCAGAAAAGCGGTCTTCACAAACCCAACAAAATGGTGTGTATGTGAATATTGGCAACTTGGATGGTGACGAGTCCGTCGGCAATGGTATACGCAGCGATAAGTGGCCAGGTCCAAGACTTTGTTCCCAAAAACGCGGAGAGTGGAAGCCCAGGATGCGTAAAGTAATGGCCGATGACACTCGGAAGCCAgcctgctgcagctggaagCAAAATAACAATGCCGTATGCCGGAGACTTTTGGACCAGTTGGCCAAGCAAAAGAACCAATCCGACAGTTACCCCGACGATGGAGAATCCGTTCGGAATCGGAACTGCGACTGCACGCAGAATCGCCGCCAGTCTGGCGAGGATCAGTTAAACGTGATGCTGTTGCAGAAAAAGTATAGGGATCGGATTTCGCAGGGCAGCGCAAACAATCCACCCAACGATCGATATAGCAACACTCAACCGATGTCGGATCAGGCTTACTGTAACAACAGCCATCCAGTTCAAAACTGTTGTTACTGCACTCATAACCCAGGAAATCACGACGTTCAGCGCTGCAATATCCATGGATGCCAGTGCGTACACTGCAATCATACTGTATTTCCCACACATGGGAACTACTACCAACCGCAGCTTGTCGATCACAATCCTGCGAACTATTCTCGATCAGCTCCTGCAGGAGCTCCTTGCGAAGAATCGGTTTACCTGAATGACTACGGGCGATGTATGTACCCGGAGCAACAGCATGTCTACTGCATTAATGCAGAGAATATGCCCACAGATGTGTGGGTACAGGCGCAGTCCTCAGATGGCCCAATAAAACCATCCCAGATGCCCATGGTACCGCTTTCAAAGTCTTGGCATCAGGAAACGGCGGAAACTGGGCCGCTTCAGCCAGCTAAAAACGGCAGTGGTAGAGCATTTCCACCTCAAGATCCAGAGAAGAAATATTCTTCAAATGGTAATGCAATAGAAAAGCCCGAACAGTCGGGACAGAATCTTACTTTAAAAGAGCAAATGGAATCGATGCCAGAGGATAATGATCAAGGAGAACGAAACAACGTAGGAAGTTCccaaaagaaaataagatCCTACGATTCCGGTAATGACTCCATTGGTAGCCGGGGAAATTCCAATTACGATCAAAAAAGGATTCAAAATGATCAGCAGCGGATTTTCCGTGATACTGACAACGAAAGGAGATCTCGCAGGGAGCATCCAGATCGTcctggccaaaataaatatatatgtgaaGATGATAGGTGCCCAGTTAATAAGCGCCGTCAAAACGAGGAGCGTCCTTTAGAAAGGCGATCTCGCAATGAAGATAGAGATGTCAGTAACCCTAAATCTAATTATGAAGACTCACCTCCTTCACGACGAAGAAGAAATAATAGCCATGAATCAAAcaatcaaaaagtttttcaactTCAAACCGATGACTCCCAGTTAATCGCATGCCCCGCATATGATCGTCGTAATCCCAAGGAGTGTCCCCATTTAAAATGCCCTAGTCCAAGACACCGAGAAGAAGGAATAGGTCGGCGCTCAAGAAATCGCGACTACGAGGAAAATAATAACCCACCAACCTCCAAGGAAAAGTCGCAGTCTAGAAGGAGCAGTCCTTTGGAAAATACCTACTATGAAGAAGAGCAGCAAGGTCCCAGGGAAAGATCAAATAGTCATGGCCGGGAGGATAATTTTAGGTCGaagagaaaatcaaatgaagaAACTAAAAGATCCAAAAGAAGATCCGATGAACCTTGCAATGACGAAACGTGTCCATTTGGGAGCTTTTCTTCTAGGCAAAATAAATACCGATCCGAGCGTCGATCACGAAATAGTGGCGAAAGGGAAAACCGTAGACATGACAAAGGAATGAATCCGCGATCCTACAGAAGAGATGATAGATATCCATGCAATGATGACACTTGTCCATTTGCCGATTCGTTGGAGTTAAATATGGCCATTAGGGAAAGGTCGCGAAATCGTCGCGATCAATCCTATTCTAAAGAGAATGGTGAGGAGGAAAATAAGGAAAGAAGATATAGGAGTGAATCATCATCAAGAGGGCGATCGTGGGAAAACAATGATTATGAAGATTCCGCGAGAAGCTATAAAGGGGAAAGCGATAGATATAGGAAACCAAGAAAGGAAGCTCCGGCTGAAATCGAAGATCCTGATTATGATTACAACGAACTTGGACCGAGAACATATAGAAATCGCTATAGTGATAATCAACCTGAATATCGTTCTTCTGCAGAAAAGTCCAACAAGTATTCCAGAAGGGAGGACAGAAATTTACCTCCTAGTAAATATACTGAAAGACCTTATAAAGATTACCGAACTGAAAATAGATACAGAAATAATGACAATACTGTAGAGGATTGTTATTGTGACGATTTTGAATCTGATGAATATGACGCCCATAATGCCTATGATGCCTATCCTAGAAGGGAGAATGGTAATCGAAACCGAAAGGTACCAATGGAGTACAACAGAGCGGAATCCTCTAGAAGATCCAATCGGGACATGAAGTATAATAACTCTGAGAGCGAGGATATGTCTTATAGCAAGTCGGATGGCAGGAGTACTAATCAAAATCGTAATACAAGCAATATCCCTCCGAGAAAGAGTCCATCGTATTCCAGAGAAGCTGATCAGCGCGATTCAGAGGATGACTGCTTCTGTAGTGATGACGAAACCTCCCACGCAATACCAAATAGGAGCTCTGGAACGGATAAAAATGACCACAGAATAACAGGTATTaccaaaaatggaaaacaagaTAGATCCAAAGGAGCTGAAGCCATTGAATCgcgaaaaaatgaaacaaggCATAGTAACAGCGCCCCTGAATCTCCTCcatcaaatgaaatgaagaaTCCTGATGATTATGGCAAAGAGATTAGAAATAAAAGGCACGACGTAGTTTTCTGTGAATGCGAGCCGGAAAAGGGTGAATATTCCAAAAAGGATAACAGGGACACCAATCACGGAGGTAATGTGAACACGGTCTCTGACGAGGATTGTATTTGCAACGAACCCAGTGATCCAAATGAACCCAAGTTAACCGTGCCGGAGAAACGAAATCAGGCTGGCAGTATATGCATAAATCTAAGCACATCAGTGGAAGACAAAGGCCAGAAGAAGGAGTCATTTGGAAGTGGCCACAACTCTGCAAAGCCATCGATACCCAAACCATTGGATGCCGCAAACAGATTGAGGGAACGCAAAGAACTGAAGGCAAAGCAATTATCTAGCAGTGAAAACCAGTCGGCCTCCGTCAAGAAGAATCTCCGCCCCAAGACTGGAATATCCCCCAGAGTGCAATCGAGATCCACCAGTCCTGTTCGCCAAACGGGAGCGTTAAGGACTCAGCCCGGTGAGCCGGTCAAGAGACGAGCGACGACGAGAAATCCTTCCCAGAACGCCGCCAAGAGAACCATGGAAACACATGCAGCTGCCAACAGCAAGTTGCCCTTTGATCTAAATTCGGccgcatattttatttgcaaattacAGGATGAAGGTAACAACCATCAGTACCTCCTCGTGGTGCCCAAGAAGACGATTGGACCACCCGATGGCCACCGGATGGGCCCAGGACAGGAGTCTGTAAAGCAGCTGCACTGCCCACGGCAGTGCTCCGGCTTTCAGAGCATGTCCTGGGACGATTCGACGACCGCGTCCCAATCCCTCACACCTCCGCAATCCCAGGCAAGTGGGGGCCTTTCCATACTGGGCTCCTTTAGGGTTCCACCTGTGCTGGCCAGCACAGCGCTGGGCATCATCAATCAGCATCTACACAGGAACACCGTGGTTTCGCACCAGCCCGATGTCAGAGAAGCGTTATATCCACCTAAAAGGATGCGACGCATCCTACTAACCAGGCCGATGTCAAGGCCAAGGAGACCTGTACTTCGGCCATCCCACAAAGCTAATGCTCCCATCTTGAACGAGAACAGGACCTTGCTACTCACCAATAATTCCTACCGAAACTTGAGCTTTGGCGACCACGATCGAGAAGTTATTGTCCTGCATCCGCCGGATCCAGCCTTTCGGCCCTCGAAGAACTCCTTCAGCAAGGACGAAGTGGAGGTGCAGCATATCACAGTGCCCAACGAAGACACCGATGTGAAGCCAATGCCTCCCGCGCCGCCCACGAAACCCAAGAGGACATCGGTGATCAATCCATAG
- the LOC6531439 gene encoding uncharacterized protein LOC6531439 isoform X2: MAQNDITSYLNLERLNKTQKLIRLYRSNECLWNPESPGFHSGSVKDDAWRRITRQMNCGLTPDQVKLQVLGLRNYYSKELAAIRLSQLKGYSYSPRHSYFEDLHFLGNVEEEANSTIRDGNLPPNFSEDTFISPVAFLSPCCSKTKCGYTFYKMILEPEPPNEEYLDGHRERSTSGNDRWYPTTYCVRCKPEEEENPCEACELRGQSSRPYSGSRSSLEGRETGFTKPRMSNQYQDQDPLKQFQIRDRSQYGSEAPCSCYSKESPEKRSSQTQQNGVYVNIGNLDGDESVGNGIRSDKWPGPRLCSQKRGEWKPRMRKVMADDTRKPACCSWKQNNNAVCRRLLDQLAKQKNQSDSYPDDGESVRNRNCDCTQNRRQSGEDQLNVMLLQKKYRDRISQGSANNPPNDRYSNTQPMSDQAYCNNSHPVQNCCYCTHNPGNHDVQRCNIHGCQCVHCNHTVFPTHGNYYQPQLVDHNPANYSRSAPAGAPCEESVYLNDYGRCMYPEQQHVYCINAENMPTDVWVQAQSSDGPIKPSQMPMVPLSKSWHQETAETGPLQPAKNGSGRAFPPQDPEKKYSSNGNAIEKPEQSGQNLTLKEQMESMPEDNDQGERNNVGSSQKKIRSYDSGNDSIGSRGNSNYDQKRIQNDQQRIFRDTDNERRSRREHPDRPGQNKYICEDDRCPVNKRRQNEERPLERRSRNEDRDVSNPKSNYEDSPPSRRRRNNSHESNNQKVFQLQTDDSQLIACPAYDRRNPKECPHLKCPSPRHREEGIGRRSRNRDYEENNNPPTSKEKSQSRRSSPLENTYYEEEQQGPRERSNSHGREDNFRSKRKSNEETKRSKRRSDEPCNDETCPFGSFSSRQNKYRSERRSRNSGERENRRHDKGMNPRSYRRDDRYPCNDDTCPFADSLELNMAIRERSRNRRDQSYSKENGEEENKERRYRSESSSRGRSWENNDYEDSARSYKGESDRYRKPRKEAPAEIEDPDYDYNELGPRTYRNRYSDNQPEYRSSAEKSNKYSRREDRNLPPSKYTERPYKDYRTENRYRNNDNTVEDCYCDDFESDEYDAHNAYDAYPRRENGNRNRKVPMEYNRAESSRRSNRDMKYNNSESEDMSYSKSDGRSTNQNRNTSNIPPRKSPSYSREADQRDSEDDCFCSDDETSHAIPNRSSGTDKNDHRITGITKNGKQDRSKGAEAIESRKNETRHSNSAPESPPSNEMKNPDDYGKEIRNKRHDVVFCECEPEKGEYSKKDNRDTNHGGNVNTVSDEDCICNEPSDPNEPKLTVPEKRNQAGSICINLSTSVEDKGQKKESFGSGHNSAKPSIPKPLDAANRLRERKELKAKQLSSSENQSASVKKNLRPKTGISPRVQSRSTSPVRQTGALRTQPGEPVKRRATTRNPSQNAAKRTMETHAAANR, encoded by the exons ATGGCACAGAACGATATTACCTCGTATTTGAATTTGGAGCGATTGAACAAGACGCAGAAGCTCATCCGCCTTTATCGATCGAACGAGTGCCTCTGGAATCCGGAGTCACCTGGATTCCACAGTGGTTCTGTGAAGGATGACGCTTGGCGGCGGATCACCCGCCAAATGAACTGCGGCTTGACACCTGACCAGGTAAAGCTACAGGTGCTCGGTCTGCGAAACTACTACTCCAAGGAGCTGGCCGCCATCCGACTTAGTCAACTTAAGGGCTATAGTTACAGTCCCAGGCACTCGTATTTCGAGGACTTGCATTTCCTGGGCAATGTGGAG GAGGAAGCTAACAGTACCATTAGGGATGGAAATTTACCACCCAATTTTTCGGAGGACACATTCATATCCCCTGTAGCATTCTTGAGTCCCTGCTGTAGTAAAACCAAGTGTGGGTACACCTTCTACAAGATGATCTTAGAGCCTGAGCCACCAAATGAAGAGTACTTAGACGGGCATAGGGAAAGATCCACTTCAGGCAATGATCGCTGGTATCCCACTACATACTGTGTACGATGCAAGCCAGAGGAAGAGGAAAATCCTTGTGAAGCGTGCGAGCTAAGAGGTCAAAGCAGCCGTCCTTATTCCGGAAGTAGGAGCTCTTTAGAAGGCAGAGAAACCGGTTTTACCAAACCAAGAATGTCTAATCAGTATCAGGACCAAGATCCGTTAAAACAATTCCAAATACGTGACAGGAGCCAATATGGAAGTGAAGCTCCTTGTTCATGCTACTCGAAAGAGAGTCCAGAAAAGCGGTCTTCACAAACCCAACAAAATGGTGTGTATGTGAATATTGGCAACTTGGATGGTGACGAGTCCGTCGGCAATGGTATACGCAGCGATAAGTGGCCAGGTCCAAGACTTTGTTCCCAAAAACGCGGAGAGTGGAAGCCCAGGATGCGTAAAGTAATGGCCGATGACACTCGGAAGCCAgcctgctgcagctggaagCAAAATAACAATGCCGTATGCCGGAGACTTTTGGACCAGTTGGCCAAGCAAAAGAACCAATCCGACAGTTACCCCGACGATGGAGAATCCGTTCGGAATCGGAACTGCGACTGCACGCAGAATCGCCGCCAGTCTGGCGAGGATCAGTTAAACGTGATGCTGTTGCAGAAAAAGTATAGGGATCGGATTTCGCAGGGCAGCGCAAACAATCCACCCAACGATCGATATAGCAACACTCAACCGATGTCGGATCAGGCTTACTGTAACAACAGCCATCCAGTTCAAAACTGTTGTTACTGCACTCATAACCCAGGAAATCACGACGTTCAGCGCTGCAATATCCATGGATGCCAGTGCGTACACTGCAATCATACTGTATTTCCCACACATGGGAACTACTACCAACCGCAGCTTGTCGATCACAATCCTGCGAACTATTCTCGATCAGCTCCTGCAGGAGCTCCTTGCGAAGAATCGGTTTACCTGAATGACTACGGGCGATGTATGTACCCGGAGCAACAGCATGTCTACTGCATTAATGCAGAGAATATGCCCACAGATGTGTGGGTACAGGCGCAGTCCTCAGATGGCCCAATAAAACCATCCCAGATGCCCATGGTACCGCTTTCAAAGTCTTGGCATCAGGAAACGGCGGAAACTGGGCCGCTTCAGCCAGCTAAAAACGGCAGTGGTAGAGCATTTCCACCTCAAGATCCAGAGAAGAAATATTCTTCAAATGGTAATGCAATAGAAAAGCCCGAACAGTCGGGACAGAATCTTACTTTAAAAGAGCAAATGGAATCGATGCCAGAGGATAATGATCAAGGAGAACGAAACAACGTAGGAAGTTCccaaaagaaaataagatCCTACGATTCCGGTAATGACTCCATTGGTAGCCGGGGAAATTCCAATTACGATCAAAAAAGGATTCAAAATGATCAGCAGCGGATTTTCCGTGATACTGACAACGAAAGGAGATCTCGCAGGGAGCATCCAGATCGTcctggccaaaataaatatatatgtgaaGATGATAGGTGCCCAGTTAATAAGCGCCGTCAAAACGAGGAGCGTCCTTTAGAAAGGCGATCTCGCAATGAAGATAGAGATGTCAGTAACCCTAAATCTAATTATGAAGACTCACCTCCTTCACGACGAAGAAGAAATAATAGCCATGAATCAAAcaatcaaaaagtttttcaactTCAAACCGATGACTCCCAGTTAATCGCATGCCCCGCATATGATCGTCGTAATCCCAAGGAGTGTCCCCATTTAAAATGCCCTAGTCCAAGACACCGAGAAGAAGGAATAGGTCGGCGCTCAAGAAATCGCGACTACGAGGAAAATAATAACCCACCAACCTCCAAGGAAAAGTCGCAGTCTAGAAGGAGCAGTCCTTTGGAAAATACCTACTATGAAGAAGAGCAGCAAGGTCCCAGGGAAAGATCAAATAGTCATGGCCGGGAGGATAATTTTAGGTCGaagagaaaatcaaatgaagaAACTAAAAGATCCAAAAGAAGATCCGATGAACCTTGCAATGACGAAACGTGTCCATTTGGGAGCTTTTCTTCTAGGCAAAATAAATACCGATCCGAGCGTCGATCACGAAATAGTGGCGAAAGGGAAAACCGTAGACATGACAAAGGAATGAATCCGCGATCCTACAGAAGAGATGATAGATATCCATGCAATGATGACACTTGTCCATTTGCCGATTCGTTGGAGTTAAATATGGCCATTAGGGAAAGGTCGCGAAATCGTCGCGATCAATCCTATTCTAAAGAGAATGGTGAGGAGGAAAATAAGGAAAGAAGATATAGGAGTGAATCATCATCAAGAGGGCGATCGTGGGAAAACAATGATTATGAAGATTCCGCGAGAAGCTATAAAGGGGAAAGCGATAGATATAGGAAACCAAGAAAGGAAGCTCCGGCTGAAATCGAAGATCCTGATTATGATTACAACGAACTTGGACCGAGAACATATAGAAATCGCTATAGTGATAATCAACCTGAATATCGTTCTTCTGCAGAAAAGTCCAACAAGTATTCCAGAAGGGAGGACAGAAATTTACCTCCTAGTAAATATACTGAAAGACCTTATAAAGATTACCGAACTGAAAATAGATACAGAAATAATGACAATACTGTAGAGGATTGTTATTGTGACGATTTTGAATCTGATGAATATGACGCCCATAATGCCTATGATGCCTATCCTAGAAGGGAGAATGGTAATCGAAACCGAAAGGTACCAATGGAGTACAACAGAGCGGAATCCTCTAGAAGATCCAATCGGGACATGAAGTATAATAACTCTGAGAGCGAGGATATGTCTTATAGCAAGTCGGATGGCAGGAGTACTAATCAAAATCGTAATACAAGCAATATCCCTCCGAGAAAGAGTCCATCGTATTCCAGAGAAGCTGATCAGCGCGATTCAGAGGATGACTGCTTCTGTAGTGATGACGAAACCTCCCACGCAATACCAAATAGGAGCTCTGGAACGGATAAAAATGACCACAGAATAACAGGTATTaccaaaaatggaaaacaagaTAGATCCAAAGGAGCTGAAGCCATTGAATCgcgaaaaaatgaaacaaggCATAGTAACAGCGCCCCTGAATCTCCTCcatcaaatgaaatgaagaaTCCTGATGATTATGGCAAAGAGATTAGAAATAAAAGGCACGACGTAGTTTTCTGTGAATGCGAGCCGGAAAAGGGTGAATATTCCAAAAAGGATAACAGGGACACCAATCACGGAGGTAATGTGAACACGGTCTCTGACGAGGATTGTATTTGCAACGAACCCAGTGATCCAAATGAACCCAAGTTAACCGTGCCGGAGAAACGAAATCAGGCTGGCAGTATATGCATAAATCTAAGCACATCAGTGGAAGACAAAGGCCAGAAGAAGGAGTCATTTGGAAGTGGCCACAACTCTGCAAAGCCATCGATACCCAAACCATTGGATGCCGCAAACAGATTGAGGGAACGCAAAGAACTGAAGGCAAAGCAATTATCTAGCAGTGAAAACCAGTCGGCCTCCGTCAAGAAGAATCTCCGCCCCAAGACTGGAATATCCCCCAGAGTGCAATCGAGATCCACCAGTCCTGTTCGCCAAACGGGAGCGTTAAGGACTCAGCCCGGTGAGCCGGTCAAGAGACGAGCGACGACGAGAAATCCTTCCCAGAACGCCGCCAAGAGAACCATGGAAACACATGCAGCTGCCAACA GATGA